From the genome of Primulina eburnea isolate SZY01 chromosome 12, ASM2296580v1, whole genome shotgun sequence, one region includes:
- the LOC140807478 gene encoding geranylgeranyl transferase type-1 subunit beta isoform X4, with product MEEDPFAKLDDPSDFHRYPDSSFFDRDRHICFLEMMYQLLPSPYQEQEINRLTLAYFVVSGLHILRAIDRIDKEVVIHWVLSLQAHPKNAANLENGQFYGFHGSRSSQYQSNDNGPSEQEAILNGSHLASTYCALAILKIVGYDLSLLDSEFLLKSMKNLQQSDGCFMPIHTGAEKDLRFVFCAAAICSMLKNWSGIDREKAKEYILSCQSYDGGFGLIPGSESHGGATYCAVASLQLMGFIKEGLPTANSSCDDVNVPLLLDWSLQRQALDGGFQGRINKPADTCYAFWVGGVLRILGADKFMNEKALREFLLTCQSECGGFSKFPRLLPDLYHSYYGFCAFSLLEESGVNPLCVELGMSGIAAIGL from the exons ATGGAGGAAGATCCATTTGCGAAATTGGATGATCCATCTGACTTCCATCGATATCCGGATTCTTCATTCTTCGACAGAGATCGGCACATTTGCTTTCTGGAGATGATGTATCAGCTGCTACCGTCTCCGTACCAGGAGCAAGAGATCAATCGACTCACTCTCGCATACTTTGTTGTTTCTGGTCTCCACATTCTCCGCGCCATCGATCGA ATTGATAAAGAAGTGGTTATACATTGGGTTTTGTCTCTACAAGCTCATCCGAAGAATGCGGCCAATTTGGAAAATG GACAATTTTATGGGTTTCATGGTTCAAGAAGttctcaatatcaatcaaaCGATAATGGGCCATCAGAGCAG GAGGCAATTCTGAATGGCAGTCACCTGGCAAGCACTTACTGCGCGCTAGCCATATTAAAGATTGTTGGTTATGATTTGTCACTTCTTGACTCTGAGTTCTTATTGAAATCAATGAAAAACCTTCAACAGTCTGATGGATG TTTTATGCCCATTCATACTGGAGCAGAGAAAGATCTCAGATTTGTGTTTTGTGCAG CGGCCATTTGTTCCATGTTGAAGAATTGGAGTGGCATAGATCGAGAAAAGGCTAAGGAGTATATTCTGAGTTGTCAG TCATATGATGGTGGTTTTGGACTCATTCCTGGTTCTGAATCACATG GTGGTGCCACATACTGTGCCGTTGCATCTCTTCAACTGATGGGATTCATAAAAGAAGGGTTGCCAACTGCAAATTCCTCCTGTGACGATGTCAATGTGCCACTGCTTCTAGATTGGAGCTTGCAG AGGCAGGCACTAGATGGTGGCTTTCAAGGTAGAATCAACAAACCAGCTGATAcatgttatgccttttg GGTTGGAGGAGTTTTAAGGATCTTAGGAGCAGATAAGTTCATGAATGAAAAAGCCTTACGAGAATTTTTATTAACTTGTCAATCTGAG TGTGGTGGTTTCAGCAAATTCCCTAGGCTGCTGCCGGATCTATACCATTCTTATTATGGATTTTGTGCATTTAGTCTGCTAGAGGAATCTGGTGTCAACCCCTTGTGTGTTGAACTGGGTATGTCAGGTATTGCTGCCATCGGACTCTGA
- the LOC140807478 gene encoding geranylgeranyl transferase type-1 subunit beta isoform X3, whose product MEEDPFAKLDDPSDFHRYPDSSFFDRDRHICFLEMMYQLLPSPYQEQEINRLTLAYFVVSGLHILRAIDRIDKEVVIHWVLSLQAHPKNAANLENGQFYGFHGSRSSQYQSNDNGPSEQVEAILNGSHLASTYCALAILKIVGYDLSLLDSEFLLKSMKNLQQSDGCFMPIHTGAEKDLRFVFCAAAICSMLKNWSGIDREKAKEYILSCQSYDGGFGLIPGSESHGGATYCAVASLQLMGFIKEGLPTANSSCDDVNVPLLLDWSLQRQALDGGFQGRINKPADTCYAFWVGGVLRILGADKFMNEKALREFLLTCQSECGGFSKFPRLLPDLYHSYYGFCAFSLLEESGVNPLCVELGMSGIAAIGL is encoded by the exons ATGGAGGAAGATCCATTTGCGAAATTGGATGATCCATCTGACTTCCATCGATATCCGGATTCTTCATTCTTCGACAGAGATCGGCACATTTGCTTTCTGGAGATGATGTATCAGCTGCTACCGTCTCCGTACCAGGAGCAAGAGATCAATCGACTCACTCTCGCATACTTTGTTGTTTCTGGTCTCCACATTCTCCGCGCCATCGATCGA ATTGATAAAGAAGTGGTTATACATTGGGTTTTGTCTCTACAAGCTCATCCGAAGAATGCGGCCAATTTGGAAAATG GACAATTTTATGGGTTTCATGGTTCAAGAAGttctcaatatcaatcaaaCGATAATGGGCCATCAGAGCAGGTT GAGGCAATTCTGAATGGCAGTCACCTGGCAAGCACTTACTGCGCGCTAGCCATATTAAAGATTGTTGGTTATGATTTGTCACTTCTTGACTCTGAGTTCTTATTGAAATCAATGAAAAACCTTCAACAGTCTGATGGATG TTTTATGCCCATTCATACTGGAGCAGAGAAAGATCTCAGATTTGTGTTTTGTGCAG CGGCCATTTGTTCCATGTTGAAGAATTGGAGTGGCATAGATCGAGAAAAGGCTAAGGAGTATATTCTGAGTTGTCAG TCATATGATGGTGGTTTTGGACTCATTCCTGGTTCTGAATCACATG GTGGTGCCACATACTGTGCCGTTGCATCTCTTCAACTGATGGGATTCATAAAAGAAGGGTTGCCAACTGCAAATTCCTCCTGTGACGATGTCAATGTGCCACTGCTTCTAGATTGGAGCTTGCAG AGGCAGGCACTAGATGGTGGCTTTCAAGGTAGAATCAACAAACCAGCTGATAcatgttatgccttttg GGTTGGAGGAGTTTTAAGGATCTTAGGAGCAGATAAGTTCATGAATGAAAAAGCCTTACGAGAATTTTTATTAACTTGTCAATCTGAG TGTGGTGGTTTCAGCAAATTCCCTAGGCTGCTGCCGGATCTATACCATTCTTATTATGGATTTTGTGCATTTAGTCTGCTAGAGGAATCTGGTGTCAACCCCTTGTGTGTTGAACTGGGTATGTCAGGTATTGCTGCCATCGGACTCTGA
- the LOC140807478 gene encoding geranylgeranyl transferase type-1 subunit beta isoform X2 produces MEEDPFAKLDDPSDFHRYPDSSFFDRDRHICFLEMMYQLLPSPYQEQEINRLTLAYFVVSGLHILRAIDRIDKEVVIHWVLSLQAHPKNAANLENAGQFYGFHGSRSSQYQSNDNGPSEQEAILNGSHLASTYCALAILKIVGYDLSLLDSEFLLKSMKNLQQSDGCFMPIHTGAEKDLRFVFCAAAICSMLKNWSGIDREKAKEYILSCQSYDGGFGLIPGSESHGGATYCAVASLQLMGFIKEGLPTANSSCDDVNVPLLLDWSLQRQALDGGFQGRINKPADTCYAFWVGGVLRILGADKFMNEKALREFLLTCQSECGGFSKFPRLLPDLYHSYYGFCAFSLLEESGVNPLCVELGMSGIAAIGL; encoded by the exons ATGGAGGAAGATCCATTTGCGAAATTGGATGATCCATCTGACTTCCATCGATATCCGGATTCTTCATTCTTCGACAGAGATCGGCACATTTGCTTTCTGGAGATGATGTATCAGCTGCTACCGTCTCCGTACCAGGAGCAAGAGATCAATCGACTCACTCTCGCATACTTTGTTGTTTCTGGTCTCCACATTCTCCGCGCCATCGATCGA ATTGATAAAGAAGTGGTTATACATTGGGTTTTGTCTCTACAAGCTCATCCGAAGAATGCGGCCAATTTGGAAAATG CAGGACAATTTTATGGGTTTCATGGTTCAAGAAGttctcaatatcaatcaaaCGATAATGGGCCATCAGAGCAG GAGGCAATTCTGAATGGCAGTCACCTGGCAAGCACTTACTGCGCGCTAGCCATATTAAAGATTGTTGGTTATGATTTGTCACTTCTTGACTCTGAGTTCTTATTGAAATCAATGAAAAACCTTCAACAGTCTGATGGATG TTTTATGCCCATTCATACTGGAGCAGAGAAAGATCTCAGATTTGTGTTTTGTGCAG CGGCCATTTGTTCCATGTTGAAGAATTGGAGTGGCATAGATCGAGAAAAGGCTAAGGAGTATATTCTGAGTTGTCAG TCATATGATGGTGGTTTTGGACTCATTCCTGGTTCTGAATCACATG GTGGTGCCACATACTGTGCCGTTGCATCTCTTCAACTGATGGGATTCATAAAAGAAGGGTTGCCAACTGCAAATTCCTCCTGTGACGATGTCAATGTGCCACTGCTTCTAGATTGGAGCTTGCAG AGGCAGGCACTAGATGGTGGCTTTCAAGGTAGAATCAACAAACCAGCTGATAcatgttatgccttttg GGTTGGAGGAGTTTTAAGGATCTTAGGAGCAGATAAGTTCATGAATGAAAAAGCCTTACGAGAATTTTTATTAACTTGTCAATCTGAG TGTGGTGGTTTCAGCAAATTCCCTAGGCTGCTGCCGGATCTATACCATTCTTATTATGGATTTTGTGCATTTAGTCTGCTAGAGGAATCTGGTGTCAACCCCTTGTGTGTTGAACTGGGTATGTCAGGTATTGCTGCCATCGGACTCTGA
- the LOC140807478 gene encoding geranylgeranyl transferase type-1 subunit beta isoform X1 gives MEEDPFAKLDDPSDFHRYPDSSFFDRDRHICFLEMMYQLLPSPYQEQEINRLTLAYFVVSGLHILRAIDRIDKEVVIHWVLSLQAHPKNAANLENAGQFYGFHGSRSSQYQSNDNGPSEQVEAILNGSHLASTYCALAILKIVGYDLSLLDSEFLLKSMKNLQQSDGCFMPIHTGAEKDLRFVFCAAAICSMLKNWSGIDREKAKEYILSCQSYDGGFGLIPGSESHGGATYCAVASLQLMGFIKEGLPTANSSCDDVNVPLLLDWSLQRQALDGGFQGRINKPADTCYAFWVGGVLRILGADKFMNEKALREFLLTCQSECGGFSKFPRLLPDLYHSYYGFCAFSLLEESGVNPLCVELGMSGIAAIGL, from the exons ATGGAGGAAGATCCATTTGCGAAATTGGATGATCCATCTGACTTCCATCGATATCCGGATTCTTCATTCTTCGACAGAGATCGGCACATTTGCTTTCTGGAGATGATGTATCAGCTGCTACCGTCTCCGTACCAGGAGCAAGAGATCAATCGACTCACTCTCGCATACTTTGTTGTTTCTGGTCTCCACATTCTCCGCGCCATCGATCGA ATTGATAAAGAAGTGGTTATACATTGGGTTTTGTCTCTACAAGCTCATCCGAAGAATGCGGCCAATTTGGAAAATG CAGGACAATTTTATGGGTTTCATGGTTCAAGAAGttctcaatatcaatcaaaCGATAATGGGCCATCAGAGCAGGTT GAGGCAATTCTGAATGGCAGTCACCTGGCAAGCACTTACTGCGCGCTAGCCATATTAAAGATTGTTGGTTATGATTTGTCACTTCTTGACTCTGAGTTCTTATTGAAATCAATGAAAAACCTTCAACAGTCTGATGGATG TTTTATGCCCATTCATACTGGAGCAGAGAAAGATCTCAGATTTGTGTTTTGTGCAG CGGCCATTTGTTCCATGTTGAAGAATTGGAGTGGCATAGATCGAGAAAAGGCTAAGGAGTATATTCTGAGTTGTCAG TCATATGATGGTGGTTTTGGACTCATTCCTGGTTCTGAATCACATG GTGGTGCCACATACTGTGCCGTTGCATCTCTTCAACTGATGGGATTCATAAAAGAAGGGTTGCCAACTGCAAATTCCTCCTGTGACGATGTCAATGTGCCACTGCTTCTAGATTGGAGCTTGCAG AGGCAGGCACTAGATGGTGGCTTTCAAGGTAGAATCAACAAACCAGCTGATAcatgttatgccttttg GGTTGGAGGAGTTTTAAGGATCTTAGGAGCAGATAAGTTCATGAATGAAAAAGCCTTACGAGAATTTTTATTAACTTGTCAATCTGAG TGTGGTGGTTTCAGCAAATTCCCTAGGCTGCTGCCGGATCTATACCATTCTTATTATGGATTTTGTGCATTTAGTCTGCTAGAGGAATCTGGTGTCAACCCCTTGTGTGTTGAACTGGGTATGTCAGGTATTGCTGCCATCGGACTCTGA
- the LOC140807690 gene encoding very-long-chain enoyl-CoA reductase-like has translation MKVTVTTRSGRELVKGGLELSDSASVADLQEEIYKRTKKFYPSRQRLTLPLPPGSKEKPIVLNYKKSLKEYTDGNKDQFTVVFKDLGPQVKYSTLFFWEYLGPLILYPIFYYYPVHRFFGYKEERLIHQVQTYAMYYWCFHYFKRIMETFFVHRFSHATSPLANVFRNCAYYWTFGAWIAYYVNHPLYTPVNDLQMKIGFGFGLLCQISNFYCHILLRNLRGSDASGGYQIPRGFLFNLVTCANYTTEIYQWLGFNVATQTVAGYVFMVVAASIMTNWALAKHRRLKKLFDGKEGRPKYPRRWVILPPFL, from the exons ATGAAGGTGACTGTCACTACTCGTAGCGGGAGAGAACTCGTGAAGGGAGGCTTGGAGCTCAGTGATTCG GCCTCTGTGGCTGATTTGCAGGAGGAGATTTATAAGCGAA CCAAGAAATTCTATCCCTCCCGACAGCGATTGACCCTACCTCTCCCACCCGGATCAAAGGAGAAGCCCATTGTCCTTAACTATAAAAAGAGTCTGAAAGAGTACACTGATGGGAACAAAGACCAATTCACTGTAGTTTTTAAGGATTTGGGCCCACAAGTTAAGTACAGTACCCTTTTCTTCTGGGAGTATTTGGGCCCTCTGATTCTCTATCCTATCTTCTACTACTATCCCGTGCACCGTTTCTTTGGCTACAAGGAGGAGCGTCTCATTCACCAAGTTCAGACATATGCTATGTATTACTGGTGTTTCCACTACTTCAAACGTATTATGGAAACCTTTTTCGTGCATCGCTTTAGCCATGCAACTTCACCACTTGCAAATGTTTTCCGAAACTGTGCTTATTACTGGACTTTTGGTGCGTGGATTGCTTATTATGTCAATCATCCATTGTACACACCTGTCAATGATCTCCAGATGAAGATTGGTTTTGGGTTCGGTTTGCTTTGTCAAATATCAAACTTCTATTGCCATATCTTATTGAGAAATCTCCGGGGTTCTGATGCAAGTGGGGGATACCAAATACCACGTGGCTTTTTGTTCAACTTAGTTACATGTGCAAACTACACGACTGAGATTTATCAGTGGCTAGGCTTCAACGTTGCAACACAAACTGTTGCAGGTTACGTCTTCATGGTGGTTGCTGCTTCCATAATGACAAATTGGGCCCTTGCTAAGCACCGTCGTCTCAAAAAG CTTTTCGATGGAAAGGAAGGAAGACCCAAGTATCCAAGAAGATGGGTTATACTACCTCCATTCCTGTAG
- the LOC140807775 gene encoding CASP-like protein PIMP1, with amino-acid sequence MAPPPSQVVSPFVLLILRVLTLICLLVSLILLITANGTASLPGYGHEKVKFKDVQAFKYMCAAIVISIAYTLLQTTFTVILISSGSRFGGDVFVYVDFYGDKIVSYILITGAAASFGITQDLKDLVDLLGLTGFANTVNAAAALCTLGFLFTAILSVFSSMALPKKA; translated from the exons ATGGCTCCACCCCCTTCCCAAGTTGTTTCGCCATTTGTTCTTCTAATCTTGAGAGTCCTCACGCTTATTTGCCTCCTCGTATCGTTGATCCTCCTCATCACCGCCAACGGCACGGCTTCACTTCCTGGTTACGGCCACGAGAAAGTCAAATTCAAGGACGTCCAGGCGTTCAA ATATATGTGTGCGGCTATAGTGATCAGCATTGCCTACACTCTCCTGCAAACCACCTTCACGGTCATCCTAATCAGCAGCGGAAGCCGCTTCGGTGGCGATGTCTTCGTTTACGTCGATTTCTACGGTGACAAG ATTGTATCTTACATATTAATCACCGGAGCAGCAGCAAGTTTTGGAATAACCCAAGATTTGAAAGACCTGGTAGATTTATTAGGTCTCACTGGATTTGCCAACACTGTGAATGCTGCTGCTGCACTTTGTACTCTGGGATTCTTGTTTACTGCCATTTTATCAGTGTTCTCATCCATGGCTCTTCCCAAAAAGGCATAG